One Rhodococcus sp. P1Y DNA window includes the following coding sequences:
- a CDS encoding DUF6932 family protein, whose amino-acid sequence MTIPDLDPGTGHLPLGRHVCAISDVREHFVDHPRFASSTRRAGLFTRLGRYLLDWQYAQSLVGADDILRSIWIAGSFASGELDPDDIDVSPILDGPKLQEIKGRVGAGRIAELQGARRERMVKEYSVEPFPITWWPVTTLRRGDLSLVEHDYIGTRGLMDDVWQRTHSTGPKGAFTVDTAVPRRGYLEVVL is encoded by the coding sequence ATGACCATCCCCGACCTCGATCCGGGCACCGGCCATTTGCCCCTTGGCCGACATGTCTGCGCCATTTCTGACGTACGTGAACACTTCGTCGACCACCCTCGGTTCGCGTCCTCCACACGGCGAGCCGGGCTCTTCACAAGGCTCGGCAGATACTTGCTCGACTGGCAGTACGCACAATCGCTCGTGGGGGCAGACGACATCCTGCGATCCATCTGGATCGCCGGCAGCTTCGCGAGCGGCGAATTGGATCCCGACGACATCGATGTCTCGCCAATTCTCGACGGGCCAAAGCTTCAGGAGATCAAAGGACGAGTGGGAGCGGGGCGCATCGCCGAACTGCAGGGGGCACGACGCGAACGTATGGTTAAGGAGTACAGCGTCGAACCCTTCCCGATTACGTGGTGGCCAGTGACCACATTGCGTCGAGGCGATCTGTCGCTTGTCGAACATGATTACATTGGAACCCGCGGACTCATGGACGATGTATGGCAGAGAACGCATTCGACGGGGCCAAAGGGCGCGTTTACAGTGGATACAGCGGTACCCCGACGCGGCTACTTGGAGGTGGTCTTGTGA
- a CDS encoding tyrosine-type recombinase/integrase: MISEIGGIPVQRLVKGDVDNLVKALRKGGLPLSNGRVRKPWSARTINYMLSLLTAILNDQVKQGSIVRNVAAMVDRLPTEATEMQTLSQAEATRLLKHVDKDPMAHAWHLALSGLRRGEIAGLRWSDVDFKKNTVNIANSRVAVGSKIVEGTPKSRRSKRRLPLPKPLAAALKAASAQQAQDKLLLGVHYVDSIYVVRLPSGEPVHPNLLTFRWGKVLKAAGLKTVRLHDARHTCATLMHLQGVPIAVIAAWLGHASAAFTLSVYAHSQEDALYEAAKSFDTGTM, encoded by the coding sequence GTGATCTCCGAGATCGGAGGCATTCCCGTCCAGAGACTGGTCAAGGGTGACGTCGACAATTTGGTGAAGGCACTTCGCAAAGGCGGCCTTCCGCTGTCCAATGGTCGAGTTCGAAAGCCTTGGTCGGCCCGCACAATCAACTACATGCTGAGCTTGTTGACGGCGATCCTCAACGACCAAGTCAAGCAGGGAAGCATCGTCCGCAACGTGGCGGCGATGGTTGACCGTCTTCCCACTGAAGCCACCGAGATGCAGACTTTGTCGCAAGCTGAAGCCACCCGCCTACTGAAGCACGTCGACAAGGATCCGATGGCGCACGCTTGGCATCTGGCCCTATCCGGCCTGAGGCGCGGAGAGATCGCCGGCCTCCGCTGGTCCGACGTCGACTTCAAGAAGAACACCGTCAACATTGCCAACAGCAGGGTCGCAGTCGGGAGCAAGATTGTCGAAGGCACTCCAAAAAGCCGTCGCTCCAAACGACGCCTACCGCTTCCAAAACCCCTCGCCGCGGCATTGAAGGCTGCAAGTGCTCAACAGGCGCAGGACAAGCTGCTGCTGGGCGTCCACTACGTCGATTCGATTTACGTTGTGCGCCTCCCCTCGGGTGAGCCCGTACATCCGAACCTGTTGACATTCCGATGGGGGAAGGTTCTGAAGGCTGCGGGCCTCAAAACCGTTCGACTGCACGACGCCCGACATACGTGTGCGACCCTCATGCACCTGCAGGGAGTGCCAATCGCCGTGATTGCTGCGTGGCTAGGGCATGCGTCTGCGGCCTTTACCCTCAGCGTGTACGCCCACTCGCAAGAAGACGCGTTGTACGAGGCTGCAAAAAGCTTCGACACCGGAACAATGTGA
- a CDS encoding MFS transporter, with protein MSPRLALSPRLALSPVVVLCLLALTLEGYDLLMYGTVVPSLLTYEPWNLDPATVGVLGSVVGVGMLFGALAAGSIADRWGRRRTLIAAVTVFSAAMGFCAVAPSPEVFGVARFAVGVGAGVLMPTAAAMLIEFSGQESRARTVAMGFVGTSVGGITAGLLSLWLVPPFGFRAMFAAGMIPALFILPLMVKYLPESPAFLTARGQAEAAKGISKRYGLEQPHNASTVQESSDRGLKALFTANRARVTLTFWAMTLSCLLVLFGVATWLPALMRSAGYPLGAALSFLLVLNVGGAIGALGGASLADRFGIRPVTVIGFICAAVSLTLLTTTPPIGIVYVLVLFAGVGTTGTQILLNTFIGGYYPASCRTTGLGIALAVGRLGAIVGPTYGGLFVAAGAGTTTQLLAFALPAIAGAAVTVSVPAGRRIRSKASSTSDKSTALS; from the coding sequence ATGTCACCTCGTCTGGCTCTGTCACCTCGCCTCGCTCTGTCGCCCGTTGTCGTCCTTTGCCTCCTGGCATTGACGCTGGAAGGGTACGACCTTCTGATGTACGGGACGGTCGTGCCGTCACTACTTACGTACGAGCCGTGGAATCTCGACCCCGCGACCGTTGGTGTGCTCGGATCCGTGGTTGGGGTCGGAATGCTCTTCGGAGCGTTAGCGGCCGGAAGTATCGCCGATCGATGGGGTCGGCGACGAACCTTGATCGCCGCGGTCACGGTGTTCTCGGCGGCGATGGGATTCTGCGCCGTCGCACCTAGCCCAGAAGTGTTCGGAGTGGCGCGTTTCGCGGTCGGGGTCGGGGCGGGAGTTCTCATGCCGACGGCGGCGGCGATGCTGATCGAATTCTCTGGTCAAGAGTCCAGAGCCCGTACGGTAGCAATGGGATTCGTCGGCACCAGCGTGGGAGGTATCACGGCGGGACTCCTGTCCCTATGGCTCGTTCCACCCTTCGGCTTCCGGGCCATGTTCGCAGCAGGAATGATTCCAGCACTGTTCATTCTGCCGCTGATGGTCAAATACCTCCCCGAATCTCCGGCATTTCTCACGGCGCGTGGGCAGGCTGAGGCAGCAAAAGGAATATCAAAGCGGTACGGACTCGAACAGCCACACAACGCGAGCACCGTCCAGGAGTCGTCCGATCGCGGATTAAAAGCACTCTTCACCGCGAACCGCGCCAGGGTAACGCTGACCTTCTGGGCTATGACACTCTCTTGCTTGCTAGTGCTGTTCGGCGTCGCGACCTGGCTTCCAGCGTTGATGAGGTCGGCCGGTTATCCACTCGGTGCGGCTCTGTCCTTCTTGCTCGTGCTCAACGTCGGCGGTGCCATCGGAGCGCTCGGGGGCGCGTCCCTGGCGGATCGATTCGGCATCAGGCCCGTCACGGTGATCGGATTCATCTGTGCAGCAGTGTCGTTGACGCTGCTGACCACCACGCCGCCAATCGGAATCGTGTACGTCCTGGTTCTATTCGCCGGAGTTGGCACCACCGGGACCCAGATTCTGCTCAACACGTTCATCGGCGGCTACTACCCAGCCTCCTGCCGGACTACGGGATTGGGGATCGCGCTCGCGGTGGGCCGCCTGGGCGCCATTGTCGGACCTACATACGGTGGCCTATTCGTGGCTGCTGGTGCGGGTACTACTACTCAACTGCTGGCGTTCGCACTACCGGCAATCGCTGGCGCGGCCGTCACAGTGTCGGTGCCTGCCGGTCGAAGGATACGGTCCAAGGCCTCTTCAACATCAGACAAGTCGACCGCGCTGAGCTGA
- a CDS encoding alpha/beta hydrolase: protein MTETKLGAGRYIDAAEAPSNTVTSVHELTTADGAKVTGVLRTVPGAAVVVALMHPRQDLTHHVLVPELLARGYAVWTQGTRSVNNDISLVHEQALLDAAAGLVFLRNYPFDHLVTLGHSGGGTLYAFYHEQAGLAAENRLARTPAGRPIDLASAEMPVPDGAIFMAPHPGQGALLLRLIDPSVVDESDPMSVDPALNAFDPINGFAEAPKSSSYNENFVERYRRAQHARIAKLDAVARERVADATNARRRFGATADPVDRRSALAPRIMTVYRTDADLRFTDLSLSPNKRPYGSLFGRRPDLTNYGLVGFGRLSTPDAWLSTWSAVSTNADFLRCAPAVVAPSLFIELTGDQACFPEDAQRMSDALGATDTTRIAVEGTHFGGPIADGAPTGASLAAADIGDWLSELFT from the coding sequence CAGGTCGGTATATCGACGCGGCTGAAGCACCGTCGAACACGGTGACGTCGGTGCACGAGCTGACGACCGCCGACGGCGCGAAAGTCACCGGCGTGCTCCGGACCGTCCCGGGCGCCGCAGTCGTCGTCGCGTTGATGCATCCACGGCAGGATCTGACGCATCACGTTCTCGTACCCGAGTTGCTCGCGCGCGGGTACGCGGTCTGGACGCAGGGCACCCGCTCGGTGAACAACGACATTTCTCTGGTGCATGAGCAAGCGCTGCTCGACGCGGCCGCCGGCCTCGTCTTCCTCCGGAATTACCCCTTCGATCACCTTGTAACGCTCGGGCATTCCGGCGGCGGCACCTTGTATGCCTTCTATCACGAGCAGGCCGGGTTGGCAGCCGAGAATCGATTGGCTCGCACCCCCGCCGGTCGGCCCATCGATCTTGCATCGGCCGAGATGCCGGTCCCCGACGGCGCGATCTTCATGGCGCCGCACCCAGGCCAGGGTGCACTTCTGCTGCGGTTGATCGACCCATCCGTCGTCGACGAATCCGATCCGATGTCGGTCGATCCGGCGCTGAATGCGTTCGATCCGATAAACGGATTCGCAGAGGCGCCCAAGAGTTCCTCGTACAACGAGAATTTTGTCGAGCGATACCGCCGCGCTCAGCACGCCCGAATCGCAAAACTCGACGCTGTCGCACGCGAGCGAGTCGCCGACGCGACAAATGCCCGCCGCCGGTTCGGGGCAACCGCCGATCCGGTCGACCGTCGAAGTGCACTGGCACCCCGAATCATGACGGTATATCGCACCGACGCAGACCTCAGGTTCACCGACCTGTCGCTGAGCCCGAACAAGCGGCCCTACGGCTCGCTGTTCGGCCGCCGACCGGATCTGACCAACTACGGGCTCGTCGGCTTCGGACGGTTGTCCACTCCCGACGCCTGGCTGTCGACCTGGTCGGCGGTGTCCACGAACGCAGACTTCCTGCGGTGCGCACCTGCCGTCGTGGCGCCGTCACTATTCATCGAACTGACCGGTGACCAGGCATGTTTCCCCGAGGATGCACAGCGCATGTCCGACGCCCTTGGAGCCACCGACACGACCCGCATCGCCGTGGAAGGCACCCACTTCGGCGGGCCCATCGCCGACGGTGCGCCTACCGGTGCGTCACTGGCCGCCGCCGACATCGGCGACTGGTTGTCCGAACTGTTCACCTGA